In Rhodamnia argentea isolate NSW1041297 chromosome 5, ASM2092103v1, whole genome shotgun sequence, the DNA window GCATAACTACAAAGTAATTCGTTTTTTGTACAAATCTATACACATGTGATGCGGAAGAGAATTCCTCATTCAATCTCTGTAGATATTTCCTACATTAAAGAATCCACACGGATTTTTAGTAGTTTTTCTTTCgacattttcatttaatttgctGAAAAAAAACTCACTTTGATCTTATgacaattgtccaaaaaaaatcgtaaacctTACGgaggccaattttttttttttttggaaataataCGGAGGCCAATTTAGCCATTAACatattgatgatttgtcaatgtagtcctccaatcaattttgatctaGAAATTGATGACTTGGatgtcggttgtcctacgtggcatggctagAGGGGGTCGCCAAGCCTCCAATAGTGTCAAGTGGCCCCCCGTCGGTCCTTAacattgaaagaagaaaaggaaaaatattcaaaaaaaaaattaaaatttgcaaaaattgtaTACTTTAGCTCTTGCCATATTATATAGGACGCTCAATATTCATGTCatcgattttcgaccaaaattagtcggaagcactatattgacaaatgattgaaagtttaaaaataaattagcacaatttaaagatttaaaactgaattgattgCCTACAACaatgttagattttttttaacaattttctcttttgatggCTATTTTTCTATCTtcactttccaatttttttttaaaaaaattccgtGTGCATTTGGAATAAGATCACCAGCAAAGTAAAATAAGCGCACAGTTTCCTCGAAAGTGTACAATTTATTTGTTTGCTCGAAATAATTTCGATCCATGAATTTATATTGTTGGAGGAAATTAATCGTGCTCATCAAATGTAATCACAAAGTTGGACGAAAAAATGGATAATGAATTTACCTAcaagaaggtttttttttttaatcaccacCCGTTTcctgttattttattttttgttgtcattttcgtttgtcttttttatttgttttcattCTTTGTATCTTATGCGTATTGTTCTTACTCTAGTACTTGTTATTAATTCTTATTGAAAGTGTGTGTAAATAATCTCTCAACGTGGAAGTGAGCTTTTGTCGCACATTAATTATTGCTGAGTACATGTAGGCCGCTGGCATTGCTCTTAATTCATTGATCAATAACGAGTCCTGAACTCTCCACTAtcaaggagaaagaagaatTCACACTTCATCTTTAGAATTATCTGGGGTTAAAAGAAATTCCGTTAATTCTACCTTGAAAATCTCGAAATTGTTTGAAAACATCCTATTGTAAAACAAACTATGATCTAACGAGGATTTCAATCTCGTAATTTTCGTAAAGAATTCTATGAATTCCCATACAAGCTTCTAGTGAACAGTAAAGCCCCATGAGGGATTCGCCAAAATCCTAACAagaatatttctcttttctacAATTAAGACTCTGTTTATTTGTCTGAATTTCGAATTGAGATATAATAAATAACTGGATAAGGAACATTTGAAATTCTCTACATATCAGTGACTTGTAAAAATATCGTATCATATATTTGTTGCAACTTGAAATAggatttgaaatcttttaaaacaatttaaaaaaccTTTGCAAATCCGTAACCAAAAATCGAATTGAACATCTttaaaaatcttgaaaattttttaaataaaaacttgaagtgctattattttctcaaataaatcaaAGAAGGGCCTAATTAAGGGCaatttcgtcatttattttttttttttttttttttttttttcctcttcccttctCGGGCGGCCCTCGTCATATCTGGCGAGGTTGTCCTTGCCCGTCCAACCCAAATGAGGACTACCTTTGCTCGAggtgagaggaaaaaaaaaggaaaaaaaaataaagaaaaggaaaaaatttaaaaaaagtaaaggataaAATTGTCTTTCTTTAAAATAACAGTAACGATGACATTTCgggccttatttgaaataagattcaatCCATATcagtatttgaaattttcccgtGATCTTTGGAAAATCTTGACTCCGAGTCCTTTTGAACGTGACTCAAACCTTCCCGACTACTTCTCCTCTCAACGGACTCAGTTCACGTAATTCTGGGACAGCTCAGCCAGTCTTCCATTTCGAAGTCCTCTGTACTTACTCTGTTCTCCACCGACGGCAAGTCGAGCAACAAATCTGCCCCCATGGTACTCTATCGTCCCGTTGACTTAGCATCGGTTTCTCTGTCAAGTTCGCCCCGGCAGTCTTATCGGCCGAACTTTTGATGTTTCGTCCGTCTGTTTTTAGGTTGCAGATCCTGGTGCGGTGCCGGCGTCGGAGTCTGCCAAGGAAGGTAACCGCTTCATTAGTCCTGACGTTAAACTTAGTAGAAAGCTCTTAGGCAGGTTTGATCTCGCTGTTCTGTGTTGTGTGCTCTGGGGAAGGCGCATTTGGTTCTTCTATCCGTTTTGGAAGTTTATTGATCGTCTGATTCCTCCGTTTGCCTGTGTCAATGCGTCACACTTTCGCTCTCGCGTGCTCTGTTTGTGTATGTGCATGAAATAGTAGTCAGGTTTTATGTGCCTCCTCGTTCGAGTTTTACTTGCAAACTTTGCAATGTCATGCTTTTTGGCGTTCGTTGCATTAGGTCAAAGAGGAACTGAAGAAGTGCTGGTGAATTCAAAGAAGCAGAAGAGAGATGACTCTGATTCtgtggaagaggaggagaaggtgtGTTACATTTTTTTGTGCCGAGCAACCGTTGTGTTTGGTGATTTGAACTATTCGTCTTTGTTTGCGCTAGGCTGTTGAAAAGAAGCTGAAAGTTGAAATGCGGAAACCTCTgacaaagaaggaagaaacTAGTAGTTCAGAGGATTATTCCTCAGATTCATAttcggaagaagaaaagaaagtatgattttcactttttttttcttttaagtaacGTCCCGTTCCTCCGAATAAGCCGCCATTGCCGTCTAAATATGGCCAACAAGGGCCAGTCTTCCATCAATTCTTATTGTTCCGCGTGTTCGGATGATGAATCCGATGACGATGAAGTCAGTAGACGTAGAGTTTCGTCAATTCTTTCTGCATAACCTGTGACGTTTTTGTTAACAACACAACAGATGGAAGCTGTTGCAAAGGAATCATCAATTGATGAATCAGAATCCGATAGCCCTTCGGACAACGAATCTGTGAGGACAGCTAGTACTGATTGCTCTAATATCCCAATTTTATTGAAATCGAACTATTTGTCGTGTGTTTTGATTATGGTTTGGTCACTCCTCCGAAGAAGCATGAATCCACCGATAGTACCAATGAGGAAAGATACTAGATACTTTGTAGTTGTATTGAACTTTTAGCCAGCTATTTTATTCTGGGATTTGTGCCAACAATACGTTTTTTGATGCTCAGAATCATATTGCAGATGGATTATTAGATCACTAGTTCTCTTTGCTGGAGATTGTGTTTTTGAGCTGTTGTAAGAATATGGGCCACCTCTTTACAGGAATCTGCGAATGTTACTTCTCAAGACACAAAGGCACCAGCCATGGCATCTAAGACGGCTCCCAAGAAAGATGAATCTAGCGATGAAAGTGGAAAGAAACCAATTTCTGTAGTTCCCAAAATGCTAGTAGATTCTGAAGAAAATGACTCCCATTCTGATGAGGTATATGTGCTAGTAATTCTATTCTTGAAAGCAGAAGACGAGCAATGAGctggttttctttcttctcataaTTTGACATTTAGTTTCTTCCACACAGGATGAAAGTGCTGAGAAACCAATTTCTGCAGTTCCTATAATAATAGTAGATTCTGAAGAAAGTGACTCCGATTCTGGTGAGGTACATGTGCTAGTAATTCTATTCTTGAAAACAGAAGACGAGGAATAAGCTGGTTATCTTTCTTCTCCTGATTTGATATTTAGCTCTTACGCATAGGATGAAAGTGCTGAGAAACCAGTTTCTGTACTTCCTAAAGTGATAGTTTAATTTGAAGAAAGTGACTTCGATTCTGATGAGGTATATGAGCTAataattctatttttgagaacAGAAGATGAGCAATAAGTTGGTTTTCTTGCTTCCCCTGATTTGACATTTAGTTCCTTGCACACAGGATGAAATTggtaagaaatcaatttctgcaGTTCCTAAAATGATAGTAGATTCTGAAGAAAGTGATTCCAGTTCTAATGAGGTCTATGTGCTAATAATTCTATTCTTGAAAACAGAAGACAAGCAATAAGCTGGcttggttttctttcttctcccgATATGACATTTAGTTCCTTGCACACATGATGAAAGTGCTAAGAAACCAATTTCTAAAGTTCCCAAAACGATAGTAAAATCTGAAGAAAGTGACTCCGATTCTGATGAGGTATATGTGCTAATAATTATATTCTTGAGAACAGAAGACGAGCAATAAGctggttttctttcttctcctgatTTGAAATTTAGCTCGTTGCACGCAGGATGAAATTGCTATGAAATCAATTTCTGCAGTTCTTAAAATGATAGTAGAATCGAGCGATGGTTCCTCTCCTAGTGAATTAGAGGAAGAGTCTTTTCTCTTTGTCCTTTGTCAATCTTACCGTGGCATTATATGTCAATTGTTTGAGTTCATTCTTGCGCAAATAACTTTATTTTGTGCTTGAAGCAGGAAGTTGTCGGTAAGAATAGTGTTGAAAAACCAGCTAACAATGTATCAAAAAAAGAATCAGGCAAGAGCAATTCTGAAGATGAGTCAGACAGCAGTTCGGATGATGATGTGAGTGTCTTGCAATTAATCAGGTTGGCTACGATATTAGATTATTGATTATTGATCGATATGCTCATGTTAATTCTCAATGCAGCCGAAAACGCTTGCTACGTCTCAAAGTACGGGCTCAAAGACTGTCTTTGCTGGTAACCTGCCACACTCGGTTGAAAATCAACGCTACATCTGTCTTctgtttgtttaattttgtaatAGGCCTGGAGTTGTCTCCTATGGTTTCTT includes these proteins:
- the LOC125315243 gene encoding nucleolin 2-like; this translates as MKNIFRSDALARARVNETDEEEDLEGVLAPAQVGDASARVQAVAAILIFLCVGSDIVIHQKVDSYLLRVLFLVAVLLGSPFASGNDRGNLSQSSISKSSVLTLFSTDGKSSNKSAPMVADPGAVPASESAKEGNRFISPDVKLSRKLLGRFDLAVLCCVLWGRRIWFFYPFWKFIDRLIPPFACVNASHFRSRVLCQRGTEEVLVNSKKQKRDDSDSVEEEEKAVEKKLKVEMRKPLTKKEETSSSEDYSSDSYSEEEKKMEAVAKESSIDESESDSPSDNESESANVTSQDTKAPAMASKTAPKKDESSDESGKKPISVVPKMLVDSEENDSHSDEDESAEKPISAVPIIIVDSEESDSDSGEDESAEKPVSDEIGKKSISAVPKMIVDSEESDSSSNEEVVGKNSVEKPANNVSKKESGKSNSEDESDSSSDDDPKTLATSQSTGSKTVFAGKKTTFDDDE